In Vidua chalybeata isolate OUT-0048 chromosome 5, bVidCha1 merged haplotype, whole genome shotgun sequence, one genomic interval encodes:
- the MCM5 gene encoding DNA replication licensing factor MCM5: MSGFDDPGIYYSDSFGGDASVDEGQVRKSQLQKRFKEFLRQYRVGTDRTGFTFKYRDELKRHYNLGQYWVEVEMEDLASFDEDLADYLYKQPAEHLQLLEEAAKEVADEVTRPRPSGEETLQDIQVMLRSDANAANIRSLKSDQMSHLVKIPGIVIAATPVRAKATRITIQCRSCRNTISNIAVRPGLEGYALPRKCNTEQAGRPRCPLDPYFIMPDKCKCVDFQVLKLQESPDAVPHGEMPRHLQLYCDRYLCDKVVPGNRVTIMGIYSIKKSAQSKNKSRYNVGVGIRSAYIRVVGIQVDTEGSGHSFSGSVTPQEEEELRRLAATPNIYETIAKSIAPSIYGSTDIKKAIACLLFGGSRKRLPDGLTRRGDINLLMLGDPGTAKSQLLKFVEKCSPIGVYTSGKGSSAAGLTASVIRDPVSRNFFMEGGAMVLADGGVVCIDEFDKMREDDRVAIHEAMEQQTISIAKAGITTTLNSRCSVLAAANSVFGRWDETKGEENIDFMPTILSRFDMIFIVKDEHNEERDMTLAKHVMALHVSALTQTEAVEGEIELNKLKKLISFCRTRCGPRLSAGAAEKLKNRYILMRSGTRQHEQESDRRSSIPITVRQLEAIVRIAESLAKMRLQPFATETDVEEALRLFHVSTLDAAMSGNLSGAEGFTTQEDQEMLSRIEKQLKRRFAIGSQVSEHSIVQDFMRQKYPEHAIYKVLQLMMRRGEIQHRMQRKVLYRIK, from the exons ATGTCCGGCTTCGACGACCCCGGCATTTACTACAGCGACAGTTTTGGGGGCGACGCGTCCGTGGACGAGGGCCAGGTTCGGAAGTCGCAGTTGCAGAAGCGGTTCAAGGAGTTCCTGCGGCAGTACCGGGTGGGCACGGACCGGACGGGCTTCACTTTCAAAtacag ggaTGAGCTCAAGCGGCACTACAACCTGGGGCAGTACTGGGTGGAGGTGGAGATGGAAGACTTGGCCAGCTTTGATGAAGATCTCGCAGACTATCTGTACAAGCAACCAGCAGAGCACCTGCAGCTG TtggaagaagcagcaaaagaagTTGCAGATGAGGTCACTCGTCCTCGCCCCTCAGGGGAGGAGACTCTCCAAGACATCCAGGTGATGCTGAGGTCCGATGCCAACGCAGCCAACATCCGCAGCCTGAAG tctGACCAGATGTCCCACCTTGTGAAGATCCCTGGGATTGTAATTGCAGCAACCCCTGTGAGAGCCAAAGCCACCAGAATCACCATCCAGTGCCGCAGCTGCCGCAACACTATCAGCAACATCGCGGTGCGCCCAGGCCTGGAGGGCTACGCTCTGCCCAGGAAATGCAACAC AGAACAAGCTGGCCGCCCAAGGTGCCCTCTGGACCCTTATTTTATCATGCCAGATAAGTGCAAGTGCGTGGATTTCCAGGTCCTGAAACTGCAGGAGTCTCCAGACGCCGTGCCACATGGGGAGATGCCCCGGCACTTGCAGCTCTACTGTGACAG GTACCTGTGTGACAAAGTTGTCCCAGGGAACAGAGTTACTATCATGGGGATCTACTCCATCAAGAAATCTGCGCAGAGCAAGAACAAGAGCCGTTACAATGTGGGGGTGGGCATCCGGAGCGCTTATATCCGCGTGGTGGGCATCCAGGTGGACACGGAGGGCTCAG GACATAGCTTCAGTGGCTCGGTGACCCCTCAAGAAGAGGAGGAACTCCGTCGCCTTGCTGCCACGCCCAACATCTACGAGACCATTGCCAAGAGCATCGCGCCCTCCATCTACGGCAGCACTGACATCAAGAAGGCCATTGCCTGCCTCTTATTTGGAGGCTCCCGCAAGAG GCTCCCGGATGGCCTGACCCGCAGAGGGGACATCAACTTGCTGATGCTGGGGGACCCTGGCACGGCCAAATCCCAACTGCTGAAGTTTGTTGAGAAGTGTTCACCCATTGGG GTGTACACCtcaggaaaaggcagcagcGCTGCTGGCTTGACCGCCTCAGTGATCCGTGATCCTGTCtccaggaatttcttcatggaggGAGGAGCCATGGTGCTGGCAGACGGAGGAGTGGTGTGCATTGATGAGTTCGACAAG ATGCGGGAGGATGACCGTGTGGCCATCCATGAGGCGATGGAGCAGCAGACCATCTCCATTGCCAAG GCAGGAATCACAACAACACTCAACTCCCGCTGCTCGGTCCTGGCAGCTGCCAACTCAGTCTTTGGGCGCTGGGATGAGACCAAGGGCGAGGAGAACATTGATTTTATGCCCACCATCCTGTCCCGATTTGACATGATCTTCATCGTTAAGGATGAGCACAATGAGGAGCGAGACATG ACACTGGCCAAGCACGTGATGGCCTTACACGTGAGTGCCTTGACGCAGACCGAGGCTGTGGAGGGCGAGATTGAGCTGAACAAGCTGAAGAAGCTCATCTCCTTCTGTCGGAC GAGGTGTGGCCCTCGGCTGTCGGCAGGGGCGGCGGAGAAGCTGAAGAACCGCTACATCCTGATGCGCAGCGGCACCCGCCAGCACGAGCAGGAGAGCGACCGCCGCTCCAGCATCCCCATCACTGTCCG gcagctggaggcCATTGTGCGCATTGCCGAGTCCTTGGCGAAGATGAGGCTTCAGCCCTTTGCCACCGAGACAGATGTTGAGGAGGCCTTGCGGCTCTTCCACGTGTCCACACTCGATGCAGCCATGTCGGGCAACCTGTCAG GGGCAGAAGGCTTCACAACACAGGAGGACCAAGAGATGCTGTCCCGCATTGAGAAGCAGCTCAAGCGCCGCTTCGCCATCGGCTCTCAGGTGTCCGAGCACAGCATCGTCCAGGACTTCATGCGGCAG AAGTACCCAGAACACGCCATCTACAAAGTGCTGCAGCTGATGATGCGGCGGGGGGAGATCCAGCACCGCATGCAGCGCAAGGTCCTGTACCGCATCAAGTGA